Proteins encoded within one genomic window of Nitrospirota bacterium:
- the hpt gene encoding hypoxanthine phosphoribosyltransferase has translation MEHIGNIIISEDDIKRRIQEIGKMISKDYEGKELVIVCVLKGAVVFVSDLIRAISLPVCVDFLSISSYAERSEAGAVRILKDLDIDITNREVLVVEDIIDTGFTLGYLLRILKARNPSSLKVAVLLDRPALRIVDLPVAYKGFEIPEEFVVGYGLDYNQKYRNLPYISILKTNK, from the coding sequence ATGGAACATATTGGAAACATTATAATTTCAGAGGATGATATAAAGAGAAGGATTCAGGAAATCGGAAAAATGATTTCAAAAGATTATGAAGGAAAGGAGCTGGTTATAGTATGCGTTTTAAAAGGGGCTGTTGTATTCGTCTCTGACCTTATCAGGGCTATTAGTTTACCTGTTTGTGTGGACTTTTTGTCTATATCCTCTTATGCAGAGAGGAGCGAGGCAGGGGCAGTTCGGATATTAAAAGACCTTGATATTGATATAACAAACCGTGAAGTCCTGGTTGTTGAAGATATTATAGATACAGGTTTTACACTTGGTTATCTGCTCAGGATTCTCAAGGCAAGGAACCCTTCTTCCCTTAAAGTAGCTGTTTTATTGGACAGACCGGCTTTAAGGATTGTTGATTTGCCTGTGGCTTATAAGGGATTTGAGATTCCTGAGGAATTTGTAGTAGGTTATGGGCTGGATTACAATCAGAAATATAGGAACCTGCCGTATATAAGCATATTAAAAACAAACAAATAG
- a CDS encoding DUF721 domain-containing protein, whose translation MQKVSGILMKLLRQYGLEGKIIEYTIADKWEEITGKIIASHTYPAGLHHNRLYVIVDSSAWMQELSFYKNDLIEKVNNHFGKKIVNDIYLKTGQM comes from the coding sequence ATGCAAAAAGTGTCAGGTATTTTAATGAAACTCCTCAGGCAATACGGGCTTGAAGGAAAGATAATAGAATATACTATAGCGGATAAGTGGGAAGAGATAACCGGCAAAATAATCGCATCACATACTTACCCTGCCGGACTCCATCATAATAGGCTCTATGTTATTGTGGACAGCTCCGCATGGATGCAGGAGTTGAGCTTTTACAAGAATGACCTGATAGAAAAGGTTAACAACCATTTCGGTAAAAAGATTGTCAATGACATATATTTAAAAACCGGTCAGATGTAA
- a CDS encoding DUF4321 domain-containing protein, with amino-acid sequence MAVLKKNFWFLILFIFIGTLLGGVLGEILRSISPEGFLRNAFTEGFFIGISPPITFDLRIISFTIGFTLRANLLTLLGTILGVYIYKHA; translated from the coding sequence ATGGCGGTCTTAAAAAAGAACTTTTGGTTTTTAATCCTGTTTATCTTTATCGGAACCCTCTTAGGAGGTGTCCTTGGTGAAATACTAAGGTCAATCTCTCCGGAGGGGTTCTTAAGGAACGCATTTACCGAAGGGTTCTTTATTGGGATAAGTCCTCCCATAACCTTTGACCTAAGAATTATCTCGTTTACTATCGGGTTCACACTAAGGGCAAACCTCCTTACCTTGTTAGGCACTATATTAGGGGTCTATATTTATAAGCACGCATAA
- the pheA gene encoding prephenate dehydratase has protein sequence MKELEVLRKEIDKIDIEILSLLNKRTSYAIDIGRIKKEEKMAVHVPQREREVYERLEKENKGPFPNEALRVVFREIMSASLSLEQPLRVAYLGPKATFTHLACMKQFGFFANYIPVNSIKDAFAEVERGRADYGVVPIENSTEGVVNHTLDMFVESNLKITSEILQEVSHNLLSLTGVVEDIKCIYSHPQAIAQCSTWLERNLPRVPVVEVSSTARAAEMCVDDSSAAAIASELASQLYGLKIISSHIEDRTNNYTRFLVIARNYVPKSGKDKTSIMFSIKDRIGALYGVLKTFTDVGINLTKIESRPSRKKAWDYVFFVDLEGHIEDEKIKKAMEGLEPQCIFLKVLGSYPVGE, from the coding sequence ATGAAAGAACTTGAGGTACTTCGTAAGGAAATAGACAAGATTGATATTGAGATTCTCAGTCTTCTTAATAAGAGGACGAGTTATGCCATTGATATTGGACGCATAAAAAAAGAGGAGAAGATGGCGGTACATGTACCTCAGAGGGAGAGGGAGGTATACGAACGGCTTGAGAAGGAGAATAAAGGGCCTTTTCCAAATGAGGCGCTGAGGGTTGTTTTCAGGGAGATTATGTCAGCGTCTCTTTCATTGGAACAGCCTTTACGGGTTGCCTATCTGGGGCCAAAGGCAACATTTACCCATCTCGCCTGTATGAAGCAGTTCGGTTTCTTTGCAAACTATATCCCGGTAAATAGTATAAAGGACGCCTTTGCAGAGGTTGAACGCGGAAGGGCTGATTATGGTGTAGTGCCCATTGAAAACTCAACTGAGGGTGTTGTGAATCACACGCTCGATATGTTTGTGGAATCAAATCTAAAGATTACCTCAGAGATACTTCAGGAGGTAAGCCATAACCTGCTGTCTTTAACCGGTGTGGTAGAGGATATAAAGTGCATATATTCCCACCCGCAGGCTATTGCCCAGTGTTCAACATGGCTTGAACGCAATCTGCCGCGTGTGCCTGTAGTTGAGGTATCAAGCACTGCACGGGCGGCGGAGATGTGTGTGGATGATTCCTCTGCTGCTGCAATTGCGAGTGAGCTTGCGTCGCAGTTGTATGGACTGAAGATTATTAGTAGTCACATAGAAGACCGTACGAACAACTATACCCGTTTTCTTGTTATAGCAAGGAATTATGTGCCTAAGAGCGGTAAAGATAAAACCTCAATCATGTTTTCCATCAAAGACAGGATAGGGGCGCTTTACGGCGTGTTAAAGACGTTTACTGATGTCGGCATCAATCTGACAAAGATCGAGTCTCGTCCTTCAAGAAAGAAGGCATGGGATTACGTATTCTTTGTTGACCTTGAAGGCCATATAGAGGATGAAAAGATAAAGAAGGCGATGGAGGGGCTTGAGCCTCAGTGTATTTTTCTGAAGGTGCTGGGGTCGTATCCGGTAGGGGAATAA
- a CDS encoding histidinol-phosphate transaminase, giving the protein MNVLKYVSENIKNLVPYSPGKPLEELERELGIKQAIKLASNENPLGPSKKALEAIGKSLSRLHRYPDGGGFYLRGAISRKWNLQPESVVLGNGSNEIIELLIRTFMSPGDNAVTSENTFSVYRLIVTAANGNITAVPMKDGRYDLSKVAENITAKTRLVFIANPNNPTGTIVGTQEIMDFLDRIPEDVLVVFDEAYAEYAVSPDYPDSLSWLREGRNVVILRTFSKIYGLAGLRIGYGLMKPEITDMLNRVRQPFNTNSLAQIAALAAIEDEQHVKESIRINNEGKYFLYKEFDSLGINYLPTEANFIYFQAGEDGKRIFDAMLRQGVIIRHIGGENLRVTIGMPEENRRFIESLRAVIGS; this is encoded by the coding sequence ATAAACGTGCTTAAATACGTTAGTGAGAATATAAAGAATCTTGTGCCGTATTCTCCTGGGAAGCCTTTGGAGGAGCTGGAGAGGGAGCTGGGTATAAAGCAGGCGATAAAGCTTGCATCTAATGAGAATCCGCTTGGGCCGTCTAAGAAGGCGTTGGAGGCTATAGGAAAATCTCTCAGCAGACTGCACCGTTATCCTGACGGCGGCGGATTTTATCTGAGAGGTGCAATCAGCAGGAAGTGGAATTTACAGCCTGAGTCAGTTGTGCTCGGTAACGGCTCCAATGAGATAATTGAACTACTGATCAGGACATTCATGTCGCCGGGTGATAATGCTGTTACTTCAGAGAACACCTTTTCTGTATACCGCCTCATTGTAACTGCGGCGAATGGAAATATCACTGCTGTTCCGATGAAGGACGGACGTTATGACCTTTCGAAGGTAGCAGAAAACATTACTGCTAAAACGAGGCTTGTTTTTATAGCGAATCCGAATAATCCGACAGGCACTATTGTAGGTACACAGGAGATAATGGATTTTCTGGACAGGATACCTGAAGATGTCCTTGTTGTGTTTGATGAGGCTTATGCTGAATATGCAGTCTCGCCGGATTATCCCGATTCTCTGTCCTGGTTAAGAGAAGGCCGCAATGTTGTGATACTACGCACATTCTCTAAGATATATGGGCTTGCAGGGCTTCGCATAGGATATGGATTGATGAAGCCGGAGATTACAGATATGCTGAACAGGGTACGTCAGCCGTTTAATACAAACTCCCTTGCCCAAATTGCCGCATTAGCGGCTATTGAAGATGAACAGCATGTTAAAGAGAGCATAAGGATAAATAACGAGGGCAAGTATTTTCTATACAAAGAGTTTGATTCACTCGGTATAAATTATTTACCGACAGAGGCAAATTTTATCTACTTCCAGGCAGGTGAAGATGGTAAGAGGATATTTGATGCCATGCTGAGACAGGGTGTAATAATCAGGCATATTGGCGGTGAAAACCTAAGAGTTACCATAGGCATGCCGGAAGAGAATAGAAGATTTATAGAATCGTTAAGAGCAGTGATTGGAAGTTAG
- the aroF gene encoding 3-deoxy-7-phosphoheptulonate synthase, protein MIIVLRPDVTEAQITHIKERLEELGLTIHVSAGKERTVLGAIGDERILQELPLAAFPGVEKVVPILKPYKLASREFHPEDSIIDINGVCFGGKKIQVIAGPCAVENREMLLQIANEIKNENISFIRGGAFKPRTSPYSFQGLGLEGLKLLAEAREKTGLLVVTELMDPRDIEMIYEYTDVVQIGARNMQNFRLLTEIGGYDKPVILKRGLSATIKEFLMSAEYIMAKGNQKVILCERGIRTFETATRNTLDLSAVPVLKQLTHLPVIVDPSHGVGKWDLVTPMARAGVAAGADGILVEIHPNPEQAMSDGEQSLKIPVFKEMMRQIRAIAGAMGREI, encoded by the coding sequence ATGATAATCGTACTAAGACCTGATGTCACAGAGGCACAGATTACCCATATTAAGGAACGGCTTGAAGAGCTTGGTCTTACAATCCATGTTTCAGCAGGTAAGGAGCGGACTGTTCTGGGGGCAATTGGGGATGAGAGGATACTGCAGGAACTACCTCTTGCGGCCTTTCCGGGTGTAGAGAAGGTAGTGCCGATATTGAAGCCCTATAAACTTGCAAGCAGGGAGTTTCATCCTGAAGATTCGATTATAGATATAAACGGGGTATGCTTCGGCGGTAAGAAGATACAGGTTATTGCAGGGCCATGTGCTGTTGAGAACCGTGAGATGCTTCTGCAGATTGCAAATGAGATAAAGAATGAAAATATAAGCTTCATAAGGGGCGGTGCCTTTAAACCGCGTACCTCTCCCTATTCCTTCCAGGGGCTTGGTCTTGAAGGTCTTAAATTACTTGCAGAGGCACGGGAAAAGACAGGGTTGCTGGTTGTTACCGAACTTATGGACCCGAGAGACATTGAGATGATATATGAGTACACTGATGTAGTGCAGATCGGGGCAAGGAATATGCAGAACTTCAGGCTTCTTACAGAGATAGGCGGTTATGATAAGCCGGTTATCCTGAAAAGGGGACTTTCTGCAACAATCAAAGAGTTCCTGATGTCTGCTGAATATATCATGGCAAAGGGCAATCAAAAGGTAATCCTCTGTGAAAGGGGTATTCGTACATTTGAGACCGCTACCAGAAACACATTGGATTTGAGTGCTGTCCCTGTATTAAAACAGTTGACGCACCTGCCGGTAATAGTGGATCCAAGTCATGGTGTTGGAAAGTGGGACCTTGTAACTCCAATGGCAAGGGCAGGTGTTGCTGCTGGTGCTGACGGTATTCTTGTTGAGATACACCCTAACCCTGAGCAGGCTATGTCGGATGGAGAGCAGTCCCTCAAGATACCGGTATTTAAAGAGATGATGAGGCAGATAAGGGCAATCGCTGGTGCAATGGGACGTGAGATATGA
- a CDS encoding prephenate dehydrogenase/arogenate dehydrogenase family protein: protein MVIAGVGLIGGSLALVCREKGIVSEIVGVGRGEQNLKDALALNVIDSYTFKLEEAVRGADIIVLATPVTTLIRLAREMSPYLEPGAIVTDVGSVKGPVLEIEGILPPSVHFIGAHPIAGKEKSGVAAASKDIFQGAKCIITPTSNTYKDALDTIESLWKAAGSNVIKMDPARHDLIFSAVSHLPHLVAYALVNTLLDLEKTEDKLISYSAGGFRDFTRIAASHPEMWRDICIMNKDNLINMLERFEDSIGRLKTFIKKEDGDALYREFERARGVREKL from the coding sequence ATGGTTATTGCAGGGGTTGGGCTTATAGGAGGCTCTCTTGCGCTGGTGTGCAGGGAAAAGGGGATTGTATCTGAGATAGTCGGTGTCGGCAGGGGTGAACAGAATTTAAAAGACGCACTGGCCTTAAATGTAATAGACAGTTATACCTTCAAATTGGAGGAAGCGGTCAGAGGGGCGGATATAATTGTACTGGCAACCCCTGTGACAACACTTATAAGACTGGCAAGGGAGATGTCTCCTTATCTTGAGCCTGGCGCCATTGTTACTGATGTCGGAAGTGTAAAGGGGCCTGTTCTTGAGATAGAAGGAATATTGCCCCCATCAGTACATTTTATTGGTGCCCATCCCATAGCAGGCAAAGAAAAATCAGGCGTGGCGGCTGCATCCAAAGACATATTTCAGGGTGCTAAATGTATAATTACCCCAACATCAAATACATATAAAGACGCACTTGATACTATCGAATCCTTATGGAAGGCCGCAGGGAGCAATGTAATAAAGATGGACCCTGCAAGACATGACCTTATATTTTCTGCTGTCAGCCACCTCCCCCATCTTGTAGCCTACGCACTTGTGAATACCCTGCTTGACCTTGAAAAGACTGAAGATAAATTGATTTCTTACTCCGCAGGCGGGTTCCGGGATTTTACAAGGATTGCCGCAAGCCATCCGGAGATGTGGAGGGATATCTGTATTATGAACAAGGACAACCTTATTAATATGCTTGAGAGATTTGAGGATTCTATTGGAAGACTTAAAACATTTATTAAGAAAGAAGATGGTGATGCCCTTTACAGGGAGTTTGAGAGGGCAAGAGGGGTCAGGGAGAAGCTGTAA